From a region of the Paenibacillus sp. R14(2021) genome:
- the folK gene encoding 2-amino-4-hydroxy-6-hydroxymethyldihydropteridine diphosphokinase, with protein sequence MEDNNPPGTEEQRSVGSEAYIALGANVGNREQLLRDALNLLEKHPEISVLRVSSIYETAPVGYTDQPAFLNMAAALRTTLSPMQLLHAMQAMENQLGRKRDIRWGPRTIDLDLLLYEQVILPDEELTLPHPRMMERAFVLVPLGDVLQNEHTLYKQVTAIAQRALQDRGEGIALWNTINWQDASAHSVS encoded by the coding sequence ATGGAAGACAACAACCCGCCAGGGACTGAAGAGCAGCGTTCAGTTGGCAGCGAAGCGTACATTGCGCTAGGCGCTAATGTCGGCAATCGCGAGCAGCTGCTGCGCGATGCGCTGAACCTGCTCGAGAAGCACCCGGAGATATCGGTTTTACGCGTATCGTCCATTTACGAGACGGCACCGGTCGGTTATACCGATCAGCCGGCTTTTCTAAATATGGCGGCAGCTCTCCGCACGACGCTGTCTCCCATGCAATTACTTCATGCCATGCAGGCCATGGAAAATCAACTGGGCAGAAAGCGGGATATCCGGTGGGGTCCGCGCACGATAGATCTCGACCTGCTGCTTTACGAACAAGTGATTTTGCCTGACGAAGAGCTGACGCTGCCGCATCCGCGCATGATGGAGCGGGCATTTGTGCTTGTTCCGCTCGGAGATGTGCTGCAGAACGAACATACGCTGTACAAGCAAGTCACGGCAATCGCGCAGCGAGCGCTGCAGGACAGAGGGGAAGGAATCGCGCTATGGAATACGATCAATTGGCAGGACGCGTCCGCGCATTCCGTAAGCTGA
- the hslO gene encoding Hsp33 family molecular chaperone HslO codes for MREDTTTKQDYLVRGTAWNGQLRVFAVQTTRLVEELRRRHDTLPTTTAALGRTATAGSMMGAMLKGREKLTIQVKGDGPVGQIVVDANASGEVRGYVDNPQVLLPSNSLGKLDVAGAVGRTGYIHITKDLGLKEPYRGSTPIVSGELAEDFTYYFATSEQTPSVVGLSVLVDEYGRVITAGGFIVQVLPGISEESLTRLEAAIDGLPPISSLLEQGETPEGLLKRVVGDELQLMDELDIVFKCECSQERVERTLISMGEQDLKQIIEEDGQAEVECHFCNEKYVFDRPQLELLLEQAKPKPIQ; via the coding sequence ATGAGAGAAGATACAACAACGAAGCAGGATTACCTCGTTCGAGGCACCGCATGGAACGGACAGCTGCGCGTGTTCGCCGTTCAAACGACAAGGCTTGTGGAAGAGCTGCGCAGACGCCACGATACGCTGCCGACGACTACGGCGGCGCTTGGACGGACGGCTACGGCCGGCTCGATGATGGGCGCCATGCTGAAGGGCAGAGAGAAGCTAACCATTCAAGTTAAAGGGGATGGCCCGGTGGGCCAAATCGTCGTGGATGCCAATGCAAGCGGTGAGGTGCGCGGATACGTCGACAACCCTCAGGTACTGCTCCCCAGCAATTCGCTCGGCAAGCTGGACGTAGCCGGCGCAGTCGGACGCACGGGTTATATACACATTACGAAGGATTTGGGATTGAAGGAGCCGTACCGCGGCAGCACGCCGATCGTATCGGGCGAGCTGGCTGAAGATTTTACCTATTACTTCGCCACTTCCGAGCAGACGCCTTCCGTTGTCGGACTGAGCGTGTTAGTGGACGAATACGGCAGAGTGATCACAGCAGGCGGGTTTATCGTGCAGGTGCTGCCTGGCATAAGCGAAGAAAGCTTAACGAGGCTGGAAGCGGCAATCGACGGGCTGCCGCCGATCTCATCGCTGCTTGAGCAAGGTGAAACGCCGGAAGGCTTGCTGAAGCGCGTTGTAGGCGACGAGCTGCAGCTGATGGATGAGCTTGATATCGTATTTAAATGCGAATGCTCGCAAGAGCGGGTGGAACGTACGCTCATTAGTATGGGCGAGCAGGATTTGAAACAAATCATTGAGGAAGACGGACAAGCTGAAGTCGAGTGCCATTTCTGCAACGAGAAGTATGTTTTTGACCGTCCGCAGCTGGAATTGCTGCTCGAACAGGCGAAGCCGAAACCGATTCAATAA
- a CDS encoding aminotransferase class IV: MKIGWNGTIKRQEEAVISVYDHGFLYGMGLFETFRTYEGRPYLLERHLERLSAGCRSLGIHYQPDGAAIQSWLRELMDANEIEEAYVRLTVTAGEGILGLPSGDYEAPNALLLVKPLSVPDPALYTEGRQLALLATRRNTPEGEIRLKSLHYMNNIVAKRELTAIGALPGAEGLMLTREGWLAEGIVSNLFFMKEGRLFTPSIATGILPGITRQRVIELAASVGIGTEEGYYTWDELALAEEAWLTTSVQELVPVTSLRDAAGQVRSVGRASAGPLATRLLALYREETRR; this comes from the coding sequence ATGAAGATCGGTTGGAACGGTACCATCAAGCGTCAGGAGGAAGCCGTGATCTCGGTTTATGATCACGGTTTTTTGTATGGCATGGGATTGTTTGAGACGTTCCGCACCTATGAGGGCAGGCCGTACCTGCTGGAACGCCATTTGGAGCGGCTGTCTGCCGGCTGCCGCTCGCTTGGGATACACTATCAACCGGATGGGGCTGCAATTCAAAGCTGGCTACGCGAGCTAATGGACGCGAACGAGATTGAAGAGGCCTACGTACGGCTTACCGTGACTGCGGGCGAAGGCATCCTAGGTCTGCCTTCGGGCGATTACGAGGCGCCGAATGCGCTGCTGCTCGTTAAGCCGCTGTCCGTGCCGGACCCTGCTCTTTACACGGAGGGACGGCAATTGGCGCTGCTGGCGACGCGCCGCAATACACCAGAGGGCGAAATTCGGCTTAAGTCGCTTCACTATATGAATAATATCGTGGCAAAACGGGAATTAACGGCAATAGGGGCGTTGCCCGGTGCGGAAGGGCTGATGCTGACCCGGGAAGGCTGGCTGGCCGAAGGTATTGTCAGTAATCTCTTCTTCATGAAGGAGGGACGATTGTTCACGCCGTCCATTGCAACAGGCATCTTGCCGGGCATCACGCGTCAGCGGGTAATCGAGCTGGCGGCAAGCGTGGGGATCGGCACCGAGGAAGGCTACTATACATGGGACGAGCTCGCTCTTGCCGAGGAGGCATGGCTCACGACTTCCGTGCAGGAGCTGGTTCCCGTCACCTCGCTGCGGGATGCCGCAGGTCAGGTGCGCAGCGTAGGCAGGGCATCGGCCGGGCCGCTGGCGACAAGGCTTCTAGCCCTCTATAGGGAGGAGACACGACGATGA
- a CDS encoding anthranilate synthase component I family protein — MERTAFKEWIDWQAQGCTSLPLLLKRPLAEGEGRPASWEAAWRAGAPHAFVMESGKDGRYTYLGLHPSSIIQGKGVHGEAVDAASGQVTVYELKPLDAVRSWMSGHKSPRVPGAPKWTGGCAGYWSYDVIRTIERIPEQAADDLGLPDYLFMRIDELWIVDHLEQQLHVAVHTGIDVGTDASQLEARYHEARQRAEQLMEQWAAFMGGHEAETAESVRRERIAFMDEGTPHIDVAAIEGITSPFAKAAYEAAVEQIRSYIAAGDVFQVNLSQRQDRPSKTDPRELYEWLRLVNPSPYMGYLSSPDFQLVSGSPELLVEVSDGKLATRPIAGTRRRGRTEAEDKLLADELLHNEKERAEHIMLVDLERNDLGRISAFGSVKVEELMVIEYYSHVMHLVSQVEGRLAEGKDAYDVIGATFPGGTITGAPKIRTMEIIEELEPTRRGPYTGSMGWIDYNGDMEFNIIIRTMVVKDEVVHVQAGAGIVIDSVPEREYVESMNKAKALWKAIQYSEQWSALSRA; from the coding sequence ATGGAACGAACAGCCTTTAAAGAATGGATCGACTGGCAGGCGCAGGGCTGCACGTCGCTGCCGCTGCTCTTGAAGCGGCCCCTTGCCGAAGGCGAAGGGCGCCCAGCCTCATGGGAAGCTGCATGGCGTGCGGGAGCTCCGCATGCGTTTGTAATGGAGAGCGGCAAGGACGGACGATATACCTACCTCGGCTTGCATCCGTCCTCAATTATTCAGGGCAAAGGCGTGCACGGGGAAGCGGTTGACGCTGCTTCAGGCCAAGTGACGGTTTACGAGCTGAAACCGCTGGACGCGGTGCGCAGCTGGATGAGCGGGCATAAGTCGCCGCGCGTGCCGGGAGCGCCCAAATGGACGGGCGGCTGCGCCGGCTATTGGAGCTATGATGTAATCCGAACGATTGAACGCATTCCGGAGCAGGCTGCAGACGATCTTGGCTTGCCGGACTATTTGTTCATGCGGATAGACGAGCTCTGGATAGTTGACCATTTGGAGCAGCAGCTGCACGTCGCGGTACATACCGGGATCGACGTCGGCACGGATGCTTCTCAACTGGAAGCGCGGTACCACGAAGCTCGTCAGCGTGCGGAACAGCTTATGGAACAATGGGCTGCCTTTATGGGCGGTCATGAAGCGGAAACAGCGGAATCCGTTCGCAGGGAGCGGATCGCGTTTATGGATGAAGGGACGCCTCACATCGACGTGGCAGCTATCGAAGGGATTACATCTCCTTTTGCCAAGGCAGCTTATGAAGCGGCCGTAGAACAAATTCGATCGTACATCGCTGCAGGCGATGTTTTCCAGGTCAATTTATCGCAGCGGCAGGATCGTCCGTCCAAGACGGATCCCCGCGAGCTGTATGAGTGGCTGCGGCTGGTTAACCCATCGCCCTATATGGGTTACCTGAGCAGCCCAGATTTTCAATTGGTATCGGGCTCGCCCGAGCTGCTCGTAGAGGTTTCGGACGGCAAACTGGCAACGCGTCCGATCGCGGGCACAAGGCGCCGCGGCCGGACGGAGGCGGAAGACAAGCTGCTGGCGGATGAGCTGCTTCATAATGAGAAAGAGCGCGCCGAGCATATTATGCTTGTCGATTTGGAGCGTAATGATTTGGGGCGGATTTCGGCCTTCGGTTCGGTAAAAGTCGAAGAGCTGATGGTCATTGAATATTACAGCCATGTCATGCATCTGGTATCGCAGGTGGAAGGCAGACTGGCAGAAGGCAAGGACGCTTACGATGTTATCGGCGCAACGTTCCCCGGTGGTACAATTACCGGTGCGCCGAAGATCCGAACCATGGAGATTATCGAAGAGCTTGAGCCTACGAGGCGCGGTCCGTACACGGGCTCCATGGGATGGATTGACTACAACGGCGATATGGAATTTAATATTATTATACGAACGATGGTCGTCAAGGATGAGGTTGTTCACGTGCAGGCCGGAGCCGGGATTGTGATCGATTCCGTACCGGAGCGGGAATACGTGGAGTCCATGAATAAAGCCAAGGCGCTGTGGAAGGCCATTCAGTACAGCGAGCAGTGGTCGGCGCTTAGCCGCGCGTAA
- the dusB gene encoding tRNA dihydrouridine synthase DusB, which yields MLKIGNIEMKNRVVLAPMAGVCNPAFRLIAKEFGTGLVCAEMVSDKAILHGNKRTMEMLFVDEREKPLSLQIFGGDRESLVEAAKVVDKQTNADIIDINMGCPVPKVTKCDAGARWLLDPNKIYEMVSAVVDAVDKPVTVKMRIGWDSEHVFAVENAQAVERAGGKAVSVHGRTREQLYTGKANWDIIRDVKQAVSIPVIGNGDVFTPEDAQQLLTHTGCDGVMIGRGALGNPWMLYRTIHYLTTGELLSDPTPREKMDVAILHMDRLVNLKGESTAVREMRKHLAWYLKGIPGAARVKDVIMEETTRDKMVKILGNYVESLGEMGESPVTAASSASNEAVYH from the coding sequence ATGCTTAAAATCGGAAACATCGAGATGAAAAACAGAGTCGTGCTCGCGCCGATGGCAGGTGTGTGCAACCCGGCTTTTCGACTGATTGCCAAAGAGTTCGGCACTGGCCTTGTCTGTGCCGAAATGGTCAGCGATAAAGCGATCCTGCACGGCAACAAGCGTACGATGGAAATGCTGTTCGTCGATGAGCGCGAGAAGCCGCTCAGCCTTCAAATTTTCGGCGGCGACCGCGAGTCGCTGGTGGAAGCCGCGAAAGTCGTCGATAAACAAACCAATGCGGATATTATCGATATCAACATGGGCTGTCCTGTCCCGAAAGTGACAAAATGCGATGCAGGCGCACGCTGGCTGCTCGACCCGAACAAGATATACGAAATGGTATCGGCTGTAGTCGATGCTGTGGATAAGCCTGTGACGGTCAAAATGCGGATCGGCTGGGACAGCGAGCATGTCTTTGCAGTCGAGAATGCGCAAGCTGTAGAACGCGCGGGCGGCAAGGCTGTCAGCGTTCACGGCCGCACGAGGGAACAATTGTATACGGGCAAGGCTAACTGGGACATCATAAGGGATGTTAAACAAGCCGTATCCATTCCCGTTATTGGAAACGGCGACGTATTTACGCCAGAGGATGCCCAGCAGCTGCTTACGCATACCGGCTGCGACGGTGTCATGATCGGCCGCGGCGCGCTCGGCAATCCATGGATGCTGTACCGTACCATTCATTACTTGACGACGGGCGAGCTGCTGTCCGATCCGACGCCGCGCGAGAAGATGGATGTAGCCATCCTGCACATGGACCGGCTGGTGAACCTCAAGGGGGAATCCACGGCTGTACGCGAGATGCGCAAGCATCTGGCGTGGTACCTCAAAGGTATTCCAGGCGCAGCACGTGTAAAAGATGTCATTATGGAAGAAACCACCCGTGATAAGATGGTGAAAATTTTAGGGAATTATGTCGAATCTCTAGGTGAAATGGGCGAGTCCCCTGTGACCGCGGCCTCATCCGCCTCTAACGAAGCTGTATACCACTAA
- a CDS encoding helix-turn-helix domain-containing protein → MEYDQLAGRVRAFRKLKGYTQQELAAKLEVSVAVLGSLERGTRKPDLKLLERISEALGISYADLTADNQS, encoded by the coding sequence ATGGAATACGATCAATTGGCAGGACGCGTCCGCGCATTCCGTAAGCTGAAGGGCTATACGCAGCAAGAGCTAGCGGCGAAACTGGAGGTATCTGTTGCCGTTCTCGGGTCGTTGGAGCGGGGAACACGCAAGCCGGACCTCAAACTGTTGGAACGCATTTCGGAAGCCCTTGGCATCAGCTATGCAGATCTTACCGCGGACAATCAATCCTAG
- the greA gene encoding transcription elongation factor GreA, protein MSDKEIILTQDGLKKLEDELENLKSVKRREVAERIKVAIGYGDISENSEYEDAKNEQAFIEGRIITLEKMLRNARIINNDEINIDTVSIGSIVTVEDLEFGDTMEYAIVGTAESDPLKNKISNESPVGKAILGKNKGTVVEVSVPAGIIQYKIVDIKK, encoded by the coding sequence ATGAGCGATAAAGAGATTATTCTTACACAGGACGGACTTAAGAAACTTGAAGATGAACTAGAGAATCTGAAGTCCGTTAAACGTCGTGAAGTTGCCGAGCGGATTAAAGTGGCTATCGGCTACGGCGATATCAGTGAGAACTCGGAATATGAAGATGCAAAGAATGAACAGGCGTTTATTGAAGGCCGCATTATTACGCTCGAGAAGATGCTCCGCAACGCCCGTATCATCAATAACGATGAAATCAACATCGATACTGTCAGCATCGGCTCGATCGTTACGGTTGAAGATCTGGAATTCGGCGATACAATGGAATATGCCATTGTAGGTACTGCGGAGTCCGATCCGCTTAAGAATAAGATTTCAAACGAAAGTCCGGTTGGTAAAGCGATACTTGGCAAGAACAAAGGAACCGTTGTAGAAGTAAGCGTACCTGCCGGCATTATTCAATATAAAATTGTCGATATCAAGAAATAA
- the folB gene encoding dihydroneopterin aldolase: MDKMILRGMRFFGYHGVFPEENKLGQQFIIDLALQLDLSEAAANDDLTSTVNYAEIHAFVKKIVEGPPFKLIEALAGNIASSVLDAYTSVNEVTVSVTKPHPPFEIYFDGVTVELCRKRDDHGRQQPARD; encoded by the coding sequence ATGGACAAAATGATTTTGCGCGGGATGCGCTTTTTCGGGTACCATGGCGTATTCCCGGAGGAAAATAAGCTGGGACAGCAGTTTATTATCGATCTTGCACTGCAGCTCGACTTGTCGGAAGCTGCAGCAAACGATGATTTGACAAGCACGGTGAACTATGCCGAGATTCATGCTTTTGTGAAGAAGATCGTCGAAGGACCGCCGTTTAAATTGATTGAGGCTTTAGCCGGCAACATTGCATCGTCCGTGCTCGACGCTTATACTAGTGTAAATGAAGTGACGGTGTCCGTAACGAAGCCGCATCCGCCGTTCGAAATTTATTTTGACGGGGTGACAGTGGAACTTTGCAGAAAGCGGGATGATCATGGAAGACAACAACCCGCCAGGGACTGA
- the cysK gene encoding cysteine synthase A: protein MAKIVQSVIELIGDTPLVRLNRLVPEDSAEIYVKLEYQNPGASVKDRIAISMIEVAEQEGRIKPGDTIVEPTSGNTGIGLAMVAAAKGYKAILVMPETMSIERRNLLRAYGAELVLTPGSEGMNGAVRRAEELQAENPSYFIPQQFKNQANVKIHRETTGPEIVEAINSLDGKLDAFVVGIGTGGTITGAGEVLKKNFPGIKVVAVEPAASPLLSGGNPGGHKIQGIGANFIPEILNREIYDQVITIENDEAFDTARRAAKEEGILCGISSGAAIFAALKVAKELGKGKRVVAVIPSNGERYLSTPLFNFEN, encoded by the coding sequence ATGGCCAAAATTGTACAAAGCGTCATTGAGCTTATCGGGGATACGCCGCTTGTCCGCTTAAACCGTTTGGTACCGGAAGACAGCGCTGAAATTTACGTGAAATTGGAGTATCAGAATCCGGGTGCAAGCGTTAAAGACCGCATTGCCATCAGCATGATCGAGGTTGCTGAGCAAGAAGGGCGCATTAAGCCGGGGGATACGATCGTAGAACCTACGAGCGGCAATACAGGGATCGGTTTGGCAATGGTCGCTGCGGCAAAGGGCTACAAGGCCATTCTCGTTATGCCTGAAACGATGAGCATCGAGCGCCGCAATCTGCTTCGCGCCTATGGTGCAGAGCTAGTTCTGACGCCGGGATCCGAAGGGATGAACGGTGCGGTTCGCCGTGCAGAGGAGCTGCAGGCCGAGAATCCTTCTTACTTCATTCCGCAACAATTCAAGAACCAAGCGAACGTGAAGATTCACCGCGAAACAACAGGACCGGAAATCGTGGAAGCCATTAATTCGCTGGACGGCAAATTGGACGCATTTGTTGTGGGCATCGGCACTGGCGGTACGATCACTGGCGCAGGCGAAGTGCTGAAGAAGAACTTCCCTGGCATTAAGGTCGTTGCTGTTGAGCCGGCTGCTTCCCCTTTGCTCTCCGGTGGAAATCCTGGCGGCCACAAAATCCAAGGGATCGGCGCAAACTTCATTCCTGAGATTCTGAACCGTGAGATTTACGATCAAGTCATTACGATTGAGAACGATGAAGCATTTGATACAGCTCGCCGCGCTGCGAAAGAAGAAGGTATTCTGTGCGGCATTTCCTCCGGCGCTGCGATTTTCGCGGCACTGAAGGTTGCGAAGGAACTTGGTAAAGGCAAGCGTGTCGTTGCGGTTATCCCGTCGAATGGCGAACGTTACCTGTCCACGCCGCTGTTCAACTTCGAGAACTAA
- the folP gene encoding dihydropteroate synthase: MDAQQKQWPYQRAYIFPDGAKLQLGTRTLIMGILNTTPDSFSDGGRYNETEAAVRHARQMEADGADIIDIGGESTRPGFAAVSLDEELKRVIPVIKAVRLALPHMPISIDTYKAETARQALEAGAHLINDIWGLKADPQMAEVAAAFRCPVIISHNRHNRDYGDLALDVMADLLESVDIARAAGVLDANIWLDPGIGFAKTHADNLALMSQLHKLTGHGFPILLGTSRKKFIRDTLGGLQAHEVAFGTAATTVLGIAQGCQVVRVHDVRSNSEAARMTDAIVYPR, from the coding sequence ATGGATGCCCAGCAGAAACAATGGCCGTATCAGCGCGCTTACATCTTTCCGGATGGAGCAAAGCTTCAATTGGGCACGCGCACGCTGATAATGGGTATTTTGAATACAACGCCGGATTCCTTCTCAGACGGCGGCCGTTATAACGAGACGGAAGCCGCGGTTCGTCACGCTCGGCAGATGGAAGCCGATGGCGCCGATATTATCGACATCGGCGGAGAGTCCACCAGACCGGGCTTTGCGGCGGTATCGCTCGATGAGGAATTAAAACGGGTAATTCCGGTGATCAAGGCGGTTCGCTTGGCACTTCCTCATATGCCGATCTCCATTGATACCTATAAAGCGGAGACGGCCCGGCAGGCGCTGGAAGCCGGCGCTCATCTAATTAACGACATTTGGGGGCTCAAAGCCGACCCCCAAATGGCGGAAGTCGCCGCGGCGTTCCGCTGCCCGGTCATCATCAGCCATAACCGGCATAACCGTGATTACGGAGATCTTGCTTTGGACGTAATGGCCGATCTGCTGGAGAGTGTGGACATAGCTCGAGCTGCCGGCGTCTTGGATGCGAACATTTGGCTGGATCCGGGCATAGGGTTTGCCAAGACGCATGCCGATAATCTGGCATTGATGAGCCAACTCCATAAGCTGACCGGTCATGGATTCCCCATACTGCTGGGAACGTCACGCAAGAAATTCATTCGCGATACGCTGGGCGGGCTGCAAGCCCATGAGGTCGCCTTCGGCACGGCGGCGACAACGGTGCTTGGCATTGCCCAAGGCTGCCAAGTCGTCCGCGTGCATGATGTGCGCAGCAACAGTGAAGCGGCAAGAATGACCGATGCCATCGTATATCCGCGATAG
- the pabA gene encoding aminodeoxychorismate/anthranilate synthase component II codes for MILVIDNYDSFTYNLVQYLGELGEEIVVKRNDEIDLDGIAALAPDHILISPGPCSPNEAGISLALIERFKGEIPIFGVCLGHQAIGQAFGGDVVRAEKLMHGKTSQIYHDGRTIFAGIPSPYTATRYHSLIVKRDTLPDCLEISAETEEGEIMGLRHKEYAIEGVQFHPESIITENGFTLLRNFLNTRTGAAR; via the coding sequence ATGATATTGGTCATCGATAACTACGATTCGTTTACGTATAACTTGGTGCAGTATTTGGGTGAGCTGGGCGAGGAGATCGTTGTCAAACGCAATGACGAAATCGATCTCGACGGCATTGCTGCGCTGGCACCGGATCATATTCTCATTTCCCCGGGACCTTGCAGTCCTAATGAAGCGGGCATCAGCCTCGCGCTAATCGAGCGCTTCAAGGGCGAAATCCCGATCTTCGGCGTATGCTTGGGTCATCAGGCGATCGGACAAGCTTTCGGCGGCGACGTCGTGCGCGCGGAGAAGCTGATGCACGGCAAGACCTCGCAGATTTATCATGACGGCCGTACGATTTTCGCCGGCATTCCGTCCCCTTACACGGCGACGCGTTACCACTCGCTTATCGTGAAGCGCGACACGCTGCCGGACTGCCTGGAAATCAGCGCGGAGACGGAAGAAGGCGAAATCATGGGACTTCGCCACAAAGAATACGCAATTGAAGGCGTTCAATTTCACCCGGAGTCCATCATCACCGAGAACGGATTTACCCTGCTCCGCAATTTTCTGAATACGCGGACGGGCGCGGCGCGATGA
- a CDS encoding peptidylprolyl isomerase: MKKDRVLKRILLLQALCMLLLAFIVVYRVLLPPKSVPQVPAEGTQGLNEGPVEQPGPIAAKVGDEQITVKQLNDQLRLQYGDSVLRLLMVRAATRMDADAYGLQVSSAELSDELTSMMAGYDSEDQYYAAMKEQLGLTPDGIREDTKYRLLLEKIAVQTADVSEAEVDAYIADNEAEFAPQTQLRLSWIVLKSKKEAEQLLDKLKDGEDFALMAKTYSIDANTASGGGDLGDVDADDPFLDPNVLQAATQLAVGDITGPIAVEKGQAIIRLTEKKTEGRMSQDQIRDKARRELAMSKLNGQRSVEDTLLTKYNAVVIP; this comes from the coding sequence ATGAAGAAAGACCGAGTGCTGAAGCGTATTTTGCTGCTTCAGGCGTTGTGTATGTTATTATTGGCGTTTATCGTCGTGTACCGCGTCTTGCTGCCGCCAAAGTCCGTGCCTCAGGTGCCGGCTGAAGGCACGCAGGGGCTTAATGAAGGTCCGGTCGAACAGCCGGGGCCGATTGCCGCCAAAGTCGGCGATGAGCAGATCACCGTCAAGCAGCTGAACGACCAGCTGCGGCTTCAGTACGGTGATTCGGTGCTGCGGCTGCTGATGGTGCGCGCGGCAACCCGCATGGATGCGGATGCATATGGCTTGCAGGTATCCAGCGCGGAGCTGAGCGACGAGCTGACGTCCATGATGGCGGGGTATGATAGCGAAGACCAGTATTACGCGGCGATGAAGGAACAGCTGGGCCTGACGCCGGACGGCATTCGCGAGGATACGAAGTACCGGCTGCTGCTGGAGAAGATCGCGGTTCAGACCGCTGATGTGAGCGAAGCGGAAGTGGATGCCTATATTGCCGATAACGAGGCTGAATTCGCGCCGCAAACGCAGCTTCGGTTATCCTGGATCGTACTGAAGTCGAAGAAGGAGGCCGAGCAGCTGCTCGATAAGCTTAAAGACGGGGAGGATTTTGCGCTTATGGCCAAGACCTACTCTATCGACGCGAACACGGCTTCGGGCGGCGGCGATCTTGGCGATGTCGATGCAGATGATCCGTTCCTGGATCCGAATGTGCTCCAAGCAGCAACACAGCTGGCTGTGGGAGATATAACAGGTCCGATTGCAGTGGAGAAGGGCCAGGCTATTATTCGCTTAACGGAGAAGAAGACCGAAGGCCGTATGAGTCAGGATCAGATCCGCGACAAAGCCCGCCGGGAACTGGCGATGTCGAAATTAAATGGACAGCGGTCGGTTGAAGACACCCTGCTGACCAAATATAATGCAGTTGTTATCCCTTAG